In a genomic window of Lysobacterales bacterium:
- a CDS encoding DUF3034 family protein, whose amino-acid sequence MHRTPGRRFRLALSLAVLATPAFAHAQSGAGTGGKLVLTGGVSQVEGAGGGGLVPWALIGGQGAAGQVGAQAYYTHVALDDYTLDSFGALVGISDRLEVSLARQRFDTRNVGTALGLGRGFTIQQDVVGVKLRLAGDAIVEQDAWLPQIAVGFQYKRNDQPGLLAAIGARDHADFEPYLSATKLYLAQSLLVNGTLRYTRANQFGILGFGGDLRGSRRLQFEGSAALLLRRNLAVGVEYRAKPNNLGIAREDDAFDAFIAWAPSKHLSLTLAYVDLGNIVIADDQRGLYASLQVGF is encoded by the coding sequence ATGCATAGGACACCGGGCCGGCGTTTCCGGCTTGCCTTGTCGCTGGCGGTACTGGCGACCCCGGCCTTCGCGCACGCCCAGTCGGGTGCCGGAACGGGCGGGAAACTGGTGTTGACCGGTGGCGTCAGCCAGGTCGAGGGGGCGGGCGGCGGCGGGCTGGTTCCCTGGGCGCTGATCGGCGGCCAGGGCGCGGCGGGGCAGGTCGGCGCCCAGGCCTATTACACCCATGTCGCCCTCGACGACTACACCCTCGACAGCTTCGGCGCGCTGGTCGGCATTTCCGACCGCCTTGAAGTGAGTCTTGCCCGCCAGCGCTTCGACACCAGGAACGTCGGAACCGCCCTTGGCCTGGGACGAGGCTTCACGATCCAGCAGGATGTCGTGGGGGTCAAGCTGCGACTGGCCGGCGACGCCATCGTCGAACAGGATGCCTGGTTGCCCCAGATTGCAGTCGGTTTCCAGTACAAGCGCAACGACCAGCCTGGCTTGCTCGCGGCGATCGGCGCGCGCGACCACGCGGACTTCGAGCCCTACCTGTCGGCCACCAAGCTGTACCTGGCGCAGAGCCTGCTGGTCAACGGCACGCTGCGGTACACCCGGGCCAACCAGTTCGGGATTCTCGGTTTCGGAGGCGACCTGCGCGGTAGTCGGCGGCTGCAGTTCGAGGGATCGGCCGCCCTGTTGCTCCGCCGCAACCTTGCAGTCGGTGTCGAGTACCGGGCCAAGCCGAACAACCTGGGCATCGCGCGGGAGGACGACGCGTTCGACGCCTTCATCGCATGGGCACCCTCCAAGCATCTGTCGCTGACGCTGGCGTACGTCGATCTTGGAAACATCGTCATCGCCGACGACCAGAGGGGGCTGTACGCCTCTCTCCAGGTCGGATTCTGA
- a CDS encoding group 1 truncated hemoglobin — MKLSPGATLGLLLSLAVAFATPTAAQMDPAPAHPELRGVLDDFGGAAGLAGLMDDLMVLMLDNPRLRPFFETIDQRLLKRHLAEQFCVILGGDCSYTGRTMIESHAGLGITRADFNALVEDLQTAMNRRGIPFRAQNRLLAVLAPMHREIVER, encoded by the coding sequence ATGAAACTTTCTCCCGGTGCGACCCTGGGCCTGCTGCTTTCCCTGGCCGTCGCCTTCGCGACACCGACGGCCGCGCAAATGGATCCGGCGCCCGCCCATCCTGAGCTGCGAGGGGTCCTCGATGATTTCGGGGGGGCGGCGGGACTGGCCGGCCTGATGGACGACCTGATGGTCCTCATGCTCGACAACCCGCGCCTGCGTCCGTTCTTCGAGACGATCGACCAGCGGTTGCTGAAGCGTCATCTTGCCGAGCAGTTCTGCGTGATCCTGGGCGGCGACTGCAGCTACACCGGGCGAACGATGATCGAGTCGCATGCCGGCCTGGGCATCACCCGCGCCGATTTCAATGCCCTGGTCGAGGACCTGCAGACGGCCATGAACCGTCGGGGCATTCCGTTCCGCGCCCAGAATCGACTGCTCGCGGTGCTTGCGCCGATGCACCGGGAAATCGTCGAGCGCTAG
- the psd gene encoding phosphatidylserine decarboxylase (Phosphatidylserine decarboxylase is synthesized as a single chain precursor. Generation of the pyruvoyl active site from a Ser is coupled to cleavage of a Gly-Ser bond between the larger (beta) and smaller (alpha chains). It is an integral membrane protein.): MRRAYLLLQKLLPHHLLTALARRWGAIRWRPLKNLQIRGAVRQFGIDLSESESPDPDHYPTFDAFFTRALHPGARQPDPDPRAVLMPADGRVSAVGPIIGDRILQAKGRDYSLAALVGDAGEAAAYAGGSFATVYLQPRNYHRVHMPLAGTLRRTTYVPGRLFSVAPVTVEGIDSVFARNERLVCHFDTEAGPMAVVLVGAMIVAGIETVWSGWLESPRGATPQVTEFPPGRWQLDRFAELGRFHFGSTAIVLFGPDRVRLKGFATGQEVRVGQRLGALAARTAI; the protein is encoded by the coding sequence ATGCGTCGCGCCTACCTGCTGCTGCAGAAGCTGCTTCCGCACCACCTGTTGACCGCCCTGGCGCGCCGCTGGGGCGCGATCCGCTGGCGGCCGCTCAAGAACCTGCAGATCCGGGGGGCAGTCCGGCAGTTCGGCATCGACCTGTCGGAATCCGAGAGCCCCGACCCCGACCACTACCCGACTTTCGATGCCTTCTTCACCCGGGCGCTGCACCCAGGCGCCCGGCAGCCCGACCCGGATCCCCGCGCCGTGCTGATGCCGGCGGATGGCCGGGTGAGTGCCGTCGGTCCGATCATCGGCGACCGCATCCTCCAGGCCAAGGGCCGCGACTACTCGCTGGCCGCCCTGGTCGGCGATGCCGGCGAAGCCGCCGCCTATGCCGGCGGCAGCTTCGCGACGGTCTATCTGCAGCCACGCAACTATCACCGCGTGCACATGCCCCTGGCCGGCACCCTGCGCCGCACCACCTACGTGCCGGGGCGCCTGTTCAGCGTCGCACCGGTCACCGTCGAGGGCATCGACAGCGTCTTCGCCCGCAACGAGCGCCTGGTCTGCCACTTCGATACCGAAGCCGGGCCGATGGCCGTGGTGCTGGTCGGCGCGATGATCGTGGCCGGCATCGAGACGGTCTGGTCGGGCTGGCTGGAGTCCCCCCGTGGCGCGACGCCACAGGTCACCGAGTTCCCGCCCGGACGCTGGCAGCTCGACCGCTTCGCCGAACTGGGCCGCTTCCACTTCGGCTCGACCGCGATCGTGCTGTTCGGGCCGGACCGGGTCCGACTGAAAGGCTTCGCGACCGGCCAGGAAGTCCGGGTCGGGCAGCGGCTGGGGGCACTGGCAGCCCGGACTGCCATCTGA
- a CDS encoding SCO family protein, translating into MNLSRSLPWLIAAAALAGALGLFLGQRWFAPEDAPATRTALVYPVPRALEDFSLQRPDGSALTLADWRGRWNLVFIGFTHCPDICPQTLAVFRDLERAWPVEAGPLPGLNFVSVDPERDEPALLADYARYFSPTIVAATGPHEALLPFTRQLGMIYLRDPPEGEDYSVDHSAHLAIVDPAGRLVALVRPPLRIDAIIADLRLLAGRAS; encoded by the coding sequence ATGAACCTCTCCCGATCCCTGCCCTGGCTGATCGCCGCCGCCGCCCTGGCCGGCGCCCTGGGCCTGTTCCTGGGCCAGCGCTGGTTCGCCCCCGAGGACGCGCCCGCGACCCGCACCGCCCTGGTCTATCCGGTGCCGCGCGCCCTGGAGGACTTTTCCTTGCAGCGCCCGGATGGAAGCGCCCTTACCCTGGCGGACTGGCGTGGCCGCTGGAACCTGGTGTTCATCGGCTTCACCCATTGTCCGGACATCTGCCCGCAGACCCTGGCGGTGTTCCGCGACCTGGAACGTGCCTGGCCGGTCGAGGCCGGTCCCCTGCCCGGCCTGAACTTCGTCTCGGTGGACCCGGAGCGCGACGAACCCGCCCTGCTGGCCGACTATGCCCGCTACTTCAGCCCGACCATCGTCGCCGCCACCGGGCCGCACGAAGCCCTGCTGCCGTTCACCCGGCAGCTCGGCATGATCTACCTGCGCGATCCGCCGGAAGGCGAGGATTACTCCGTCGACCACAGCGCGCACCTGGCGATCGTCGACCCGGCCGGGCGCCTGGTCGCCCTGGTGCGCCCGCCCCTGCGGATCGACGCGATCATCGCCGACCTGCGCCTGCTGGCAGGGCGCGCGTCCTGA
- the prmB gene encoding 50S ribosomal protein L3 N(5)-glutamine methyltransferase: MTELRSIRDFIRFGASEFGRAGLSFGHSYDNALDEATQLVLHALHLPHDLSPVYASARLTADERAQVMALLRRRIDERIPACYLTGEAWFAGLCFRSDARALVPRSPIAELIESGFSPWADGVEVARALDLCTGSGCIGIAMAVHNPGWQVDCVDISADALALAAENVERFEVGDRVRLLRSDLFGALAGERYELIVSNPPYVTHDEYSAMPAEYAHEPRLGLTAGEDGLDLALEILHRAAGHLAEDGVLIVEVGESQRALERLLPAVPFAWIEFRVGQMGVFALTREDLVAHAGEIAAVQRRGTG; encoded by the coding sequence ATGACCGAGCTGCGCAGCATCCGCGACTTCATCCGCTTTGGCGCCAGCGAGTTCGGCCGTGCCGGGCTGAGCTTCGGGCACAGCTACGACAACGCGCTCGACGAGGCCACCCAACTGGTCCTGCACGCCCTGCACCTGCCGCACGACCTGTCGCCGGTGTACGCCTCGGCACGGCTGACCGCCGACGAGCGCGCCCAGGTGATGGCCCTGCTGCGCCGGCGCATCGACGAACGCATACCGGCCTGCTACCTGACCGGCGAGGCCTGGTTCGCGGGCCTGTGCTTCCGCTCCGATGCACGCGCCCTGGTACCGCGCTCGCCGATCGCTGAGCTGATCGAGTCGGGCTTTTCGCCCTGGGCGGACGGCGTCGAGGTCGCCCGCGCCCTGGACCTGTGCACCGGCAGCGGCTGCATCGGCATCGCCATGGCGGTGCACAATCCGGGCTGGCAGGTCGACTGCGTCGACATCTCCGCGGATGCGCTGGCGCTGGCCGCCGAGAACGTCGAGCGCTTCGAGGTCGGCGACCGGGTCCGCCTGCTGCGCTCGGACCTGTTCGGCGCGCTGGCGGGCGAACGCTACGAGCTGATCGTCAGCAACCCGCCCTATGTCACCCACGACGAGTATTCGGCGATGCCTGCCGAGTACGCCCACGAACCCAGGCTCGGCCTGACCGCCGGAGAGGATGGCCTGGACCTGGCGCTGGAGATCCTGCACCGGGCCGCTGGCCACCTGGCCGAGGACGGCGTCCTGATCGTCGAGGTCGGCGAGTCGCAGCGCGCGCTTGAGCGGCTGCTGCCGGCGGTGCCGTTCGCCTGGATCGAGTTCCGGGTCGGCCAGATGGGCGTGTTCGCGCTGACCCGGGAAGACCTGGTCGCGCACGCCGGGGAGATCGCCGCCGTGCAGCGCCGCGGGACGGGTTGA